A window of Terriglobia bacterium genomic DNA:
CCTTGGAAAAGGGATCACGCGCTTCGAGGCCGACCAATGAAGCGTCCCGCCTCGCTCTCGTTAGGGATGAACCCGAACTAAGTTTTTATCATTGGCAAAAAACGTGTTCTTGTCAACACGTTCGTCATTCTTCAGATGCAAAAGACCACTGATTGCTGAGGAGAAAACTGGCCGGACCTCGGGATGCCGCCATTTAGTAAAAGGCGGCGTCAACGGGAAAGGACCATTTGCCCGAATCGTCGGGGCACATGAAAGTCGGGCTTCGGCGTCATCGTCGGGTTCCAGGCAAGGTAAAGATGCGACTTCAATTCCACCCGGTAGGCATTGAGCGCGACGCGCGTTCCTGTAGTCATTTCCTTCATCCCGAGAGATTCGAGCGGAACGCGGAACTCGGCCTGCCAATGCCTCTGTCCGATGTCCACCGCACTCCGCGATTCCATCCCCGCGACCCAGTGGAAATCCTTCAAATCCCGGTCCCGGTCCACATCAATTTCAATCCATTGAGCTGACGGGCTCAATTCGAACTCCTTGTAACAATTCGGACGCCGGAGATCCGGCGATATGAAAATCTCGACGACATCTTCCTTGTCCCACAGATCGTGAGTTCGTGTTTGAACCTGGGGGCGGTCGCTCATGGTCAGCTTTTGAAACCGGCAGTCGAATCCGAAATGCAAAAAATCCTTGGTCCACCGTGTCGCGAACGATGTTTCCCATGG
This region includes:
- a CDS encoding carbohydrate-binding family 9-like protein, whose protein sequence is MMSTPTADPSRVLECRWANEKPPVKADWGTEFWRGAQWQAISTQWNGEAVGPPWETSFATRWTKDFLHFGFDCRFQKLTMSDRPQVQTRTHDLWDKEDVVEIFISPDLRRPNCYKEFELSPSAQWIEIDVDRDRDLKDFHWVAGMESRSAVDIGQRHWQAEFRVPLESLGMKEMTTGTRVALNAYRVELKSHLYLAWNPTMTPKPDFHVPRRFGQMVLSR